A portion of the Edaphobacter lichenicola genome contains these proteins:
- a CDS encoding NAD(P)-dependent oxidoreductase — translation MKLIILGATGGTGLELIRRSLLHGHSVTAFVRASHGLEEFRDRITVRQGNVLDRNALAQVLQGHDAVLSAFGPRVPIAKSDAHLLEGFATVLTHAMTDAGLRRAVIISTAFLFKDSIIPPTYLIGKLLFPTVVTDSAALEGIFQKSDLDWTIVRPPQLTDTPFTGSYRVRLGHLPRMGFKIGRADVAEYFVQAAADHTLIRKVVGLSN, via the coding sequence GTGAAACTAATCATTCTTGGAGCAACGGGTGGAACGGGTCTCGAACTGATTCGACGCTCTCTCCTGCATGGTCATTCTGTTACGGCGTTCGTCCGCGCTTCGCATGGACTGGAGGAGTTCCGCGACAGGATCACTGTCAGGCAGGGCAACGTCCTTGATCGGAATGCGTTGGCTCAAGTTCTCCAAGGTCATGACGCAGTCCTTTCCGCATTTGGTCCGCGAGTGCCCATCGCCAAATCTGATGCTCATCTTCTTGAGGGATTTGCAACAGTCCTGACTCATGCCATGACGGATGCTGGCCTGCGTCGTGCTGTCATTATCTCCACGGCGTTTCTTTTCAAGGACTCGATCATCCCTCCTACTTACCTGATAGGAAAGCTCCTATTCCCAACTGTGGTAACCGACTCGGCTGCGTTGGAAGGTATCTTCCAAAAGAGTGACCTCGACTGGACAATCGTTCGTCCCCCGCAACTCACTGACACACCATTCACCGGGAGTTACCGGGTACGGCTTGGGCATCTTCCTCGCATGGGATTCAAGATTGGGCGGGCTGACGTGGCGGAATACTTCGTCCAAGCCGCCGCAGATCACACCCTGATTCGGAAAGTAGTTGGTCTGAGCAACTAG
- a CDS encoding multicopper oxidase domain-containing protein, translated as MEASVRCAPSPASSSGALSSPEPCGPSSSIRTGWKDTVNMFAGQTANILVKFEGYRGRYVFHCHNLEHEDMAMMGDFEVV; from the coding sequence ATGGAAGCTTCGGTCCGATGTGCACCATCCCCTGCATCTTCATCTGGCGCACTTTCAAGTCCTGAGCCATGTGGGCCGTCCTCGAGCATACGAACTGGGTGGAAAGATACCGTTAATATGTTTGCCGGCCAGACAGCGAACATCCTCGTTAAGTTCGAAGGGTACCGAGGCAGATATGTTTTTCACTGCCACAATTTGGAGCATGAGGATATGGCGATGATGGGCGACTTCGAGGTGGTGTGA
- a CDS encoding glycoside hydrolase family 76 protein, translating to MLRTVGIKSLFLFALTFLCGCAASRARSTQSAPPLTSAYLQNSKDAVQTLQTWYDPSTGIYKTTGWWNSANSITVLADYARMSKSTEYDSIFANTFSVAQKTIEDKKPRTGFINKYLDDEGWWALAWIDAYDVTRNKKFLAMAESIFSDMAREWDDTCGGGIWWSKDRKYKNAIANELFLSVAAHLANRTSGAKRKQYLDWGKREWKWFDATGMINAEGLINDGLTIERGGTDTGSCANNGRPTWTYNQGVILGGLVELAAASHDATLRLPAHKIAKATIVQLADANGVLHDSCEPTCGADGVQFKGIFVRNLIMLDEAHANEEYESFIEKNADSLWRNARGPNFQLGERWSGPFASANAASQTSAIDALVGAAAVHARAMLKGL from the coding sequence ATGTTGCGAACTGTTGGAATAAAATCGTTATTCTTATTTGCATTGACGTTTCTTTGCGGCTGCGCCGCGTCGCGGGCAAGGAGCACCCAAAGCGCGCCTCCCCTGACCTCCGCTTACCTACAGAACTCGAAAGATGCGGTTCAAACACTACAGACATGGTACGACCCGTCTACGGGTATCTATAAGACGACAGGATGGTGGAATTCGGCAAATTCCATAACCGTGCTGGCAGACTATGCGCGGATGAGCAAATCGACCGAATACGACTCCATCTTCGCCAACACCTTCAGCGTGGCGCAAAAAACGATCGAAGACAAGAAGCCGCGCACGGGATTCATCAATAAGTACCTGGACGACGAGGGTTGGTGGGCCCTCGCCTGGATCGACGCGTATGACGTCACAAGGAACAAGAAATTTCTCGCCATGGCCGAATCGATCTTCTCCGACATGGCCAGAGAATGGGATGACACCTGTGGCGGCGGAATCTGGTGGAGCAAAGACAGGAAGTACAAGAATGCGATCGCCAATGAACTGTTTCTTTCCGTCGCCGCGCATCTTGCCAATCGGACCTCGGGCGCAAAGCGGAAGCAATACCTGGATTGGGGAAAGCGAGAATGGAAGTGGTTCGATGCTACGGGCATGATCAACGCCGAGGGCCTCATCAACGATGGGCTCACCATAGAAAGGGGAGGGACCGACACGGGCAGCTGCGCCAACAACGGTCGCCCCACCTGGACTTACAATCAAGGGGTCATCCTAGGCGGTCTTGTGGAACTGGCCGCCGCATCCCACGATGCCACACTCAGGCTTCCCGCCCACAAGATCGCAAAGGCCACGATCGTCCAGTTGGCAGATGCGAACGGCGTCTTGCACGATTCGTGTGAACCTACGTGTGGCGCCGACGGGGTTCAGTTCAAGGGGATCTTCGTTCGCAACCTCATCATGCTCGACGAGGCGCACGCGAACGAGGAATACGAATCCTTCATTGAAAAGAACGCCGATTCGCTATGGAGGAACGCGCGTGGGCCAAACTTCCAGCTGGGAGAGCGCTGGTCGGGGCCGTTCGCTTCCGCCAACGCCGCCAGCCAAACCTCAGCGATCGACGCCCTGGTCGGGGCCGCTGCGGTTCACGCAAGAGCAATGCTTAAAGGTCTATAG
- a CDS encoding sugar-binding domain-containing protein — protein MFIKSTRRDFLSNTALAMAASTLPVDLYAERATDSSLPPRQTNFDDDWRFSKGDVQGAQLTDLSDEKWSKVILPHDWSIEGPFDKDTVGGETCAYLPTGIGWYRKHFTLPPPAAGQKTFIQFDGVYQCSEVWINGHSLGMRPNGYVSFVYDLTPYLRAGRQSNVIAVRVDNSLQPNSRWYSGSGIYRHTWLITTAALHIAQWGTCVRTRQINSKSAIVEVTTRVQNDLLRPAPSSLRSLILDKDGKTIEEATTNAEIDAAGDFVFTQRIEIPSPELWSTDVPYLYSVRQVLESNGQVADATTTPFGVRSIRFDVDKGFLLNDEHVKLNGVCLHSDGGAVGAAVPEAIWRRRLALLKEAGCNAIRCSHNPPAPEFLDLCDTMGFMVMFDAFDEWRGAKAQTPRYGYHIYFDKWAHRDLKDMIVRDRNHPSIVIWNSGNEVPDQGSLQGVDTLRALKNILHAEDPTRPVTVACDGIAADPSGTLPEFLEEQDVVGYNYVDRWRDRREKFYSIDRHQSPNRRFIGTESVALRGARGDYKIGAEAAVYVDKRTNLLVEVEQLQKFIQTYDYVSGDFMWTGIDYLGEAKWPAKGSSSGVLDTCGFPKDSYYFYQSLWAKTPVLHLSPHWNWKGHEGTVISILCYTNCDTVELFVNGKSWGVKGYAFPRPGMENRYGNYPARAKVLQSTGDLHLSWDVPYEAGILKAIGAKDGKVVSVAEIATTGEPTRLFLSADRVTLNADRRDAAHVTIEVQDSNGRRVPTANHAVTLQIHGEGRLLGMDNGDPENHEDYKSAQHSAFNGLCLALIGASDRAGDIEILASSPDLAQATLRLATQRSKSSTTAGQQVVRRSQSPR, from the coding sequence ATGTTTATCAAAAGTACACGTCGCGACTTTTTGAGCAATACAGCCTTGGCTATGGCCGCTTCAACGTTGCCTGTTGATCTCTACGCTGAGCGCGCAACCGACAGTTCCCTGCCGCCCCGTCAAACCAACTTTGATGACGACTGGAGGTTTTCAAAGGGAGACGTACAAGGCGCGCAATTAACCGACCTTAGTGACGAGAAGTGGAGCAAAGTTATTCTGCCTCACGATTGGAGCATCGAAGGTCCATTTGATAAAGACACCGTGGGAGGTGAGACATGTGCCTATCTACCGACGGGCATCGGATGGTATCGCAAGCACTTTACGCTGCCGCCGCCCGCAGCCGGGCAAAAGACATTCATTCAGTTCGATGGTGTTTATCAATGCAGTGAAGTTTGGATCAACGGTCATTCTCTGGGAATGCGTCCCAATGGCTATGTGAGTTTCGTTTACGATCTCACACCGTATCTGCGTGCAGGTCGACAGTCAAACGTTATCGCTGTCCGCGTCGATAACTCTTTGCAGCCGAATTCGAGATGGTATTCCGGCTCAGGCATATACCGACATACTTGGTTAATCACCACGGCGGCTCTTCATATCGCGCAGTGGGGAACCTGCGTTCGCACCCGTCAAATAAACAGCAAAAGTGCAATCGTCGAAGTCACGACTCGTGTACAGAATGATCTTCTGCGGCCGGCTCCATCTTCGCTGCGTTCTCTCATTCTGGATAAGGATGGAAAGACGATTGAAGAGGCGACTACGAATGCTGAAATCGACGCCGCTGGCGATTTTGTCTTTACCCAACGCATAGAAATACCATCGCCAGAACTTTGGTCGACAGACGTGCCCTATCTTTATTCCGTTCGTCAGGTACTTGAGAGCAACGGCCAGGTGGCGGACGCGACAACGACACCTTTCGGTGTGCGCTCCATCCGCTTCGATGTCGATAAGGGATTTCTGCTGAACGACGAGCACGTCAAGTTGAACGGCGTTTGCCTGCACTCAGACGGCGGCGCTGTGGGAGCGGCTGTTCCCGAAGCAATATGGCGGCGTCGGCTTGCTTTGCTCAAAGAGGCGGGATGCAATGCGATTCGTTGCAGCCATAATCCTCCGGCGCCGGAGTTCCTCGATCTATGCGACACCATGGGCTTCATGGTCATGTTTGATGCCTTTGACGAATGGCGTGGGGCCAAGGCGCAAACCCCGCGGTATGGCTACCATATTTATTTTGATAAATGGGCACATCGTGATTTGAAGGACATGATCGTGCGCGATCGCAATCATCCTTCTATCGTTATCTGGAATTCGGGCAACGAGGTGCCGGACCAGGGTTCCCTGCAAGGAGTCGACACTTTACGTGCATTGAAGAACATTCTGCACGCGGAAGACCCGACGCGCCCGGTGACGGTGGCTTGTGACGGGATCGCTGCCGATCCCAGCGGCACGCTGCCAGAGTTTCTTGAGGAGCAGGATGTGGTCGGATACAACTACGTCGACCGCTGGCGCGACAGACGGGAGAAGTTTTACAGCATTGACCGACATCAGTCTCCCAATCGACGGTTTATTGGCACGGAAAGCGTCGCGTTAAGAGGCGCGCGCGGCGATTATAAGATCGGGGCGGAGGCTGCCGTATATGTGGACAAAAGGACCAACCTGCTTGTCGAGGTCGAGCAGCTGCAGAAGTTCATCCAGACGTATGACTATGTGAGCGGCGATTTCATGTGGACAGGAATCGATTATCTGGGCGAGGCGAAATGGCCCGCAAAAGGCTCGTCCAGCGGGGTGCTCGATACCTGCGGCTTTCCAAAGGACAGTTATTACTTCTATCAAAGCCTATGGGCAAAAACGCCGGTACTTCATCTTTCCCCGCACTGGAATTGGAAGGGGCATGAAGGCACAGTCATTTCGATTTTATGCTATACCAACTGCGATACCGTTGAGCTTTTTGTTAATGGAAAGAGCTGGGGAGTTAAAGGATACGCATTTCCCAGACCGGGAATGGAAAACCGATACGGAAACTATCCGGCCCGTGCGAAAGTATTGCAATCTACGGGCGATCTCCATCTGTCGTGGGATGTTCCGTATGAAGCCGGAATCTTAAAGGCCATAGGAGCTAAGGACGGAAAAGTTGTCAGTGTTGCAGAGATTGCTACAACAGGAGAGCCGACCCGCCTGTTTTTATCCGCAGATCGAGTGACGCTCAACGCTGACCGGCGCGACGCGGCTCACGTTACGATTGAAGTTCAGGACAGTAATGGACGTCGCGTGCCGACTGCCAATCATGCCGTGACCTTGCAGATTCATGGGGAAGGCAGGCTTCTCGGAATGGATAACGGTGATCCTGAAAACCATGAGGATTACAAAAGCGCCCAGCATAGTGCGTTCAATGGCCTCTGCCTTGCCCTTATAGGTGCGTCAGATCGCGCGGGAGATATCGAGATTTTGGCTTCTTCACCAGATTTAGCGCAAGCAACTCTCAGGTTGGCCACCCAACGCTCAAAATCTTCAACGACGGCTGGTCAACAAGTTGTACGCCGCTCTCAGAGCCCGCGCTAG
- a CDS encoding DoxX family protein, with the protein MKKKIIAYWIATAFVALIMTASGALAISHAPPFMKALAHLGYPPYFSNLLGIGKLTGVCVLLAAGFRKLKEWAYVSFGITILSACYSHYSSGDGWLALEPLVTFAALIISYQTRPAARRL; encoded by the coding sequence ATGAAAAAGAAGATTATTGCGTATTGGATTGCGACGGCGTTTGTTGCGCTTATCATGACAGCCTCCGGAGCGCTGGCTATTTCTCATGCGCCGCCGTTCATGAAGGCGCTCGCACATCTCGGATATCCCCCCTACTTTTCGAATCTGCTCGGAATCGGCAAGCTGACCGGCGTTTGTGTGCTCCTCGCTGCAGGATTCAGAAAGTTGAAAGAGTGGGCCTATGTCAGCTTCGGTATCACGATCCTTAGCGCCTGTTACTCCCACTACAGCTCCGGCGACGGCTGGCTTGCCCTGGAGCCCCTAGTGACCTTTGCCGCACTCATAATTTCTTATCAAACGAGGCCTGCTGCTCGCAGGCTTTGA
- a CDS encoding RNA polymerase sigma-70 factor: MRKPNDTLIDGVHGTSVENSIRLATFDQYRSLLFSIAYRMLGSVADAEDMLQETFIRWQQSCEEKVSSPRAFLVTIISRLCINQLQSARVQREEYVGQWLPEPIVTDLASDPFGIIRVDESLSIAFLVLLERLTPVERAVFLLREVFEYEYAEVASILGQNEANCRQILRRARQHISAMRPRFVASEHKQSDLFERFLSAVRTGEMEGLVALLAEDVELHSDGGGKAIAVPNVVQGAPNVARGILGSLKKFVPENLVRRLALVNGEPGLVNYLDGKPHSVLTIHIAADRIQTIYIVTNPEKLSNVPDLQGDLN; encoded by the coding sequence ATGCGAAAGCCAAACGATACTCTCATTGATGGCGTACATGGAACGAGTGTAGAGAACTCCATTCGTCTAGCGACGTTTGACCAGTACCGCAGCCTACTGTTTTCTATTGCGTACCGCATGTTGGGGAGCGTGGCCGATGCAGAGGACATGCTGCAGGAGACGTTCATCCGCTGGCAGCAATCCTGTGAAGAAAAAGTAAGCTCCCCCCGAGCATTTCTGGTGACGATCATTAGTCGCTTGTGCATCAATCAATTGCAGTCCGCTCGTGTACAGCGCGAAGAGTACGTTGGCCAATGGCTGCCTGAGCCTATTGTCACAGACCTAGCTAGCGATCCTTTCGGCATCATTCGAGTCGACGAATCCCTTTCTATTGCCTTCCTGGTTCTGTTAGAACGTCTTACGCCTGTCGAGCGCGCTGTTTTTTTGCTTCGTGAGGTCTTCGAGTATGAATATGCCGAAGTTGCGTCGATTCTTGGCCAGAACGAAGCGAACTGCCGCCAGATTCTCCGGAGAGCACGCCAGCATATCAGCGCCATGCGGCCACGATTCGTAGCCTCGGAACATAAGCAAAGTGATCTCTTCGAACGGTTTCTCAGTGCCGTCCGCACCGGCGAGATGGAAGGCCTGGTCGCGTTGCTGGCAGAAGACGTTGAGTTGCACTCCGACGGCGGAGGCAAAGCAATTGCAGTACCGAATGTAGTGCAAGGCGCCCCCAATGTGGCCCGTGGGATTCTCGGGAGTCTCAAGAAGTTCGTGCCGGAGAATCTTGTGAGACGACTCGCTTTGGTCAACGGAGAACCGGGCCTCGTCAATTACCTCGACGGGAAGCCTCATTCCGTTCTCACGATCCATATTGCAGCGGATCGGATTCAGACGATCTACATCGTTACCAACCCAGAAAAGCTGTCGAATGTGCCAGATCTACAAGGCGATCTAAATTAG
- a CDS encoding lactonase family protein — MQRSAVRILSILLALIFSAPAMAEDMFVYFGSHGAGPHIGFSLAHFDTDTGKLTEPVFLEEAVAPAYFIIRSDGRRLYTCNSSPGSSVSAYAIDPNTAKLTFLNRQPSGGGDPSYVSLDPSGRYLMVANYLGGSAAVFALRSDGSIGKRTTFVQHIGASLDPKDPRHAHAHSIRFDPSHRFVLLADLGVDKIFVYRLNPKTGALTQNDPPFASVAPGSGPRHTAFDPQGRYVYVINQTANSVTRFGWDSNHGVITQFETVSTLPNGFEGSNMGAEILMHPSGKFLYATNRGHDSVAVFSVQSETGRLTPIQYVSTQGKTPRNADFDPTGKWLLVSNQDSNNAVVFRIDQSTGQLTKNGDPVEVPAPFCERFLPARK; from the coding sequence ATGCAGCGGAGTGCCGTTCGCATCCTTTCAATTCTTCTGGCACTTATTTTTTCCGCTCCGGCCATGGCCGAAGATATGTTTGTATATTTCGGCTCGCACGGAGCGGGGCCGCATATCGGGTTTTCGCTGGCGCACTTTGATACCGACACGGGAAAGCTGACAGAGCCTGTGTTTCTTGAGGAAGCAGTGGCGCCGGCGTACTTTATCATTCGATCGGACGGCAGACGTCTTTACACTTGCAACTCGTCTCCAGGCAGTTCCGTGAGCGCGTACGCTATAGATCCCAACACTGCGAAACTGACGTTTCTAAACCGGCAGCCGAGCGGAGGCGGCGATCCCAGCTACGTAAGCCTAGACCCAAGCGGCCGTTATCTGATGGTTGCCAATTATCTTGGAGGGAGCGCCGCGGTATTCGCGCTACGCTCCGACGGGAGCATTGGCAAGCGTACGACTTTTGTTCAGCATATTGGAGCCAGCCTGGATCCGAAGGATCCAAGACATGCGCATGCGCACTCGATTCGCTTCGATCCTAGTCATCGGTTTGTGCTGCTGGCCGATCTGGGCGTGGATAAGATTTTTGTTTATCGTCTGAACCCGAAGACGGGCGCGCTGACGCAAAATGATCCGCCCTTCGCGTCCGTTGCACCCGGTTCGGGCCCACGCCACACTGCGTTTGATCCGCAGGGCCGCTATGTATATGTAATCAATCAGACAGCCAACAGCGTTACACGTTTTGGATGGGATTCAAACCACGGTGTCATAACGCAATTCGAGACTGTATCTACGCTGCCGAACGGCTTTGAGGGCAGCAACATGGGAGCAGAGATCCTGATGCATCCAAGCGGAAAGTTCCTCTACGCCACCAACCGTGGTCATGACAGTGTTGCGGTGTTTTCCGTCCAATCGGAAACCGGGCGCCTGACTCCCATTCAATACGTCTCAACCCAAGGCAAGACGCCACGAAATGCCGACTTCGATCCCACGGGCAAATGGCTGTTGGTGAGCAATCAGGACAGTAACAATGCGGTAGTTTTTCGCATTGATCAGTCAACGGGCCAGTTGACGAAGAACGGAGATCCGGTCGAGGTCCCGGCCCCGTTTTGTGAGCGATTTTTGCCAGCACGTAAGTGA
- a CDS encoding alpha-mannosidase yields MRTVPTALKTGPLLALALCALVQAQTTEKPDLSKEPTLYVVGYAHLDTEWRWEYPQVIDEYLRKTMQDNFRLFEKYPHYVFNFSGANRYRLMKEYYPANFATVKKYVDAGRWFPAGSSMEEGDVNNPSAEAIIRQVLYGNNWFRHEFGKASAEYMLPDCFGFPASLPTILAHSGVKGFSTQKLVWGSSADGGGLQSLEKTPEGTPFNVGVWVGPDGESVLAGVNPGSYNGNIDTDLSAPLPPAPPNAALGEFEREIAGVRAKQQAAREAGTAPNAIDQQALNDLRVEQGALVNAQKETDLLQYQRDWAARVEQNGKVTGLYTDYHYYGTGDTGGAPREDSVKRLEAIVTKGSVTLPEPSAMRGQPDSAPVKVGEGRVHVISATADQMFLDITPAEEARLPRYTGEMELTNHSAGSLTSQAYQKRWIRHQELLADAAEKSSIAAEWLGARTYPLQRLNDAWTLAMGAHFHDLAAGTATPRSYEFAWNDDVIALNQFAGVLSNAVEGVSAAMDTQTKGIPVVIFNPLNIAREDVVEVSVEFPNGMPKAVRVTAPNGRDVAAQVSAGKVIFVASLPSVGYAVYDVQAATGSATPSSSLQVTREGMENAYYRVHLNRDGDVASIFDKENGRELLSAPARLAISYDNPAQWPAWNMDWDQEQAPPKEYVSGPAQIRVVEDGSVRVAIEVTRETGGSRFVQRISLSAGDGGRRVEFGNVIDWKTKESSLKATFPLTATNQMATYNWDIGTIERPTAGPKKFEVPSHQWIDLTDMSGKFGATLLTDSKNGSDKPSDNTLRLTLLLTPGTKGGYPDQATQDIGHHEFVYGFAGHSAGWRDAQTDWQGQRLNAPMFAFTTAKHDGALGRTFSLLRLSNPRIRVLAVKKAELSNEVIVRLVELDGKPQSDVKLSFATPITTAREVNGQEQPVGSATVTDGALVTSFGGYQPRTFALRLAAPSTSVAAVKSAHVPLTYTVATASNDGDRTTAGFDGKGDALPAEMLPSQLQFNGVGFQLASAKTGVPNAIVPKGQMIDLPSGQYNRIYFLAASVNGDQKAVFENGGRKTELNIEDWGGFIGQWDDRQWSGPDVAHDKYGVMTGLKPGFIKRADLAWYASHHHDASGKNVDYSYSYLFGYAIDLAAGATTVKLPNNENIRILAVSVAQENPAVTPAWPLYDVLPASSKQ; encoded by the coding sequence ATGAGAACCGTCCCAACTGCGTTAAAGACCGGACCGCTCCTCGCTCTTGCACTCTGCGCCCTGGTCCAGGCACAGACGACCGAAAAGCCGGATCTCAGCAAAGAGCCGACGCTCTATGTTGTCGGCTATGCCCATCTGGACACCGAATGGCGCTGGGAATATCCGCAAGTGATCGACGAGTATCTGCGCAAAACCATGCAGGATAACTTCAGGTTGTTCGAAAAGTATCCGCACTACGTCTTCAACTTCAGCGGGGCCAACCGTTACCGTTTGATGAAGGAGTATTACCCGGCAAACTTTGCGACCGTCAAGAAATATGTGGACGCAGGGCGCTGGTTCCCAGCCGGCTCCTCCATGGAAGAAGGCGACGTGAACAACCCCAGCGCGGAAGCAATCATCCGCCAGGTTCTCTACGGAAACAACTGGTTCCGGCACGAGTTTGGCAAAGCCAGCGCGGAATATATGTTGCCGGACTGCTTCGGGTTTCCGGCTTCGTTGCCGACAATACTGGCGCATTCCGGCGTCAAGGGGTTCTCGACGCAGAAGCTGGTGTGGGGCTCTTCGGCGGACGGCGGAGGTTTGCAGTCACTCGAGAAGACGCCTGAAGGTACGCCGTTCAATGTCGGGGTGTGGGTTGGTCCGGATGGGGAAAGTGTCCTCGCAGGCGTGAACCCAGGTAGCTACAACGGGAACATCGATACCGATCTCAGTGCGCCGCTGCCGCCCGCCCCCCCAAACGCGGCTCTTGGGGAATTTGAGAGGGAGATTGCGGGTGTTCGGGCGAAGCAACAGGCGGCACGGGAGGCGGGTACAGCTCCCAATGCTATCGACCAGCAGGCACTCAATGACCTGCGGGTGGAGCAAGGGGCACTTGTGAATGCGCAGAAAGAGACCGATCTTTTGCAGTATCAACGCGATTGGGCTGCGCGCGTAGAGCAGAACGGCAAGGTCACCGGCTTGTATACCGACTACCACTATTACGGCACGGGTGATACGGGAGGCGCACCGCGGGAAGACTCGGTCAAGAGGCTCGAAGCGATCGTCACGAAAGGCAGCGTTACTCTTCCGGAGCCGAGCGCTATGCGGGGCCAGCCCGATTCGGCTCCGGTCAAGGTAGGAGAGGGGCGCGTCCATGTCATCTCCGCGACCGCGGATCAGATGTTTCTGGATATCACCCCGGCGGAAGAAGCTCGCCTGCCGCGTTATACCGGTGAGATGGAGTTGACCAATCACTCCGCGGGATCGCTCACTTCGCAGGCTTACCAGAAGCGCTGGATACGGCATCAGGAACTGCTTGCCGATGCCGCGGAGAAGTCGTCAATTGCCGCCGAGTGGCTGGGCGCGCGGACCTATCCTCTGCAAAGACTCAATGACGCCTGGACGCTCGCGATGGGCGCGCACTTCCACGACCTAGCAGCGGGAACGGCAACTCCAAGATCTTATGAGTTCGCGTGGAACGACGACGTGATCGCGCTGAACCAATTTGCCGGCGTGTTGAGTAACGCGGTCGAGGGCGTCTCCGCAGCTATGGATACTCAGACCAAGGGTATCCCGGTCGTGATTTTCAATCCTCTGAACATAGCGCGTGAAGATGTCGTTGAAGTCAGTGTGGAGTTCCCGAATGGTATGCCGAAGGCAGTCCGGGTTACCGCCCCTAATGGGAGGGATGTGGCAGCACAGGTCTCGGCCGGAAAGGTCATCTTCGTGGCTAGCCTTCCTTCGGTCGGCTATGCCGTCTATGATGTTCAGGCCGCGACCGGCTCTGCAACACCTTCCTCGTCGCTTCAGGTCACGAGAGAAGGGATGGAGAATGCTTATTATCGTGTCCACCTCAATCGGGATGGAGATGTTGCGAGCATTTTCGACAAGGAGAACGGCAGAGAACTACTGTCGGCGCCTGCTCGCCTCGCCATCTCCTATGACAATCCGGCTCAGTGGCCCGCCTGGAATATGGACTGGGATCAGGAACAAGCACCTCCTAAGGAGTATGTCTCGGGCCCAGCGCAGATCCGCGTCGTTGAGGATGGGTCGGTCCGTGTAGCCATCGAGGTGACACGAGAAACGGGAGGTTCTCGCTTCGTTCAGAGAATCAGTCTGTCGGCAGGCGACGGCGGCAGGCGGGTCGAATTTGGCAACGTAATCGACTGGAAGACAAAAGAGTCAAGTCTCAAGGCAACCTTCCCTCTCACCGCGACTAACCAGATGGCAACCTATAATTGGGATATCGGTACCATAGAGCGACCAACAGCAGGGCCTAAGAAGTTCGAGGTCCCGTCGCATCAATGGATCGATCTCACCGACATGAGCGGCAAATTTGGTGCTACCCTGCTGACCGACAGCAAGAATGGATCGGACAAGCCAAGCGACAACACGCTGCGCCTCACGTTGCTTCTCACTCCGGGCACCAAAGGCGGCTATCCCGACCAAGCGACCCAGGATATCGGACATCATGAATTTGTCTACGGCTTCGCCGGGCACTCCGCCGGCTGGCGCGATGCCCAGACGGACTGGCAGGGACAGCGGCTGAACGCGCCAATGTTTGCCTTTACGACCGCAAAGCACGATGGTGCGCTCGGCCGCACCTTTTCCCTGTTAAGGCTGAGCAATCCTCGCATCCGTGTGCTCGCCGTGAAAAAGGCCGAACTCAGCAACGAAGTCATCGTGCGTCTGGTGGAATTAGACGGCAAACCCCAATCCGATGTGAAGCTTTCGTTTGCCACGCCCATTACGACGGCCCGAGAAGTCAATGGACAGGAACAGCCTGTCGGATCGGCCACAGTCACCGATGGAGCCCTCGTAACATCTTTCGGCGGATATCAGCCGCGCACATTCGCCCTGCGATTGGCTGCTCCATCCACGTCCGTTGCAGCCGTCAAATCGGCTCACGTGCCGCTCACCTACACAGTAGCTACCGCCAGCAATGACGGAGATCGCACCACGGCTGGATTTGATGGAAAAGGCGACGCCTTGCCGGCCGAGATGCTGCCGTCGCAGCTGCAGTTCAATGGCGTGGGCTTCCAACTGGCTTCAGCGAAGACCGGCGTGCCCAACGCAATCGTACCGAAGGGACAGATGATCGACCTTCCTTCCGGCCAATACAATCGGATCTATTTTCTGGCTGCCTCAGTCAATGGAGATCAGAAAGCAGTCTTCGAGAACGGTGGCAGGAAGACCGAACTGAACATCGAGGACTGGGGCGGTTTCATCGGCCAATGGGATGACCGCCAATGGTCTGGTCCAGATGTTGCGCACGACAAGTACGGTGTCATGACTGGTTTGAAGCCCGGCTTTATTAAGCGGGCCGACCTCGCTTGGTATGCGAGCCACCACCATGACGCGTCGGGCAAGAACGTCGACTACTCTTATTCCTACTTATTCGGTTACGCCATCGATCTTGCGGCGGGAGCGACGACGGTCAAACTCCCGAATAATGAGAACATCCGAATTCTGGCCGTGTCCGTGGCTCAGGAAAATCCAGCAGTGACGCCGGCTTGGCCGCTCTACGACGTGCTTCCGGCGTCGTCAAAGCAGTGA